Proteins encoded in a region of the Phalacrocorax carbo chromosome 15, bPhaCar2.1, whole genome shotgun sequence genome:
- the LOC135315817 gene encoding LOW QUALITY PROTEIN: immunoglobulin lambda-1 light chain-like (The sequence of the model RefSeq protein was modified relative to this genomic sequence to represent the inferred CDS: substituted 1 base at 1 genomic stop codon), producing GSLVQAALTQPPSVSANLGDTVRITCSGLYSSSNYAGWYQQKVPGTAPVTVIYQSNKRPSGIPSRXSGSGSTATLTISGVQAEDEAVYYCGGYDSSSTAVVVTERWGRWAVLLGHRLTPVFSPLSSPSAGSLVQAALTQPPSASANLGQTIQITCSGISSSYGTYAGWYQQKVPGTAPVTVIYNSNNRPSGIPSRFSGSQSGSTATLTISGVQAEDEAVYYCGGSDGSYSYGVWWQ from the exons ggTTCCCTGGTCCAGGCAGCGCTGACTCAGCCGCCCTCGGTGTCAGCGAACCTGGGAGATACCGTCCGGATCACCTGCTCCGGGctttacagcagcagcaactaTGCTGGCTGGTACCAGCAGAAGGTGCCTGGCACTGCCCCTGTCACTGTGATCTATCAGAGCAACAAGAGACCCTCGGGCATCCCTTCGCGATGATCTGGATCCGGCTCCACAGCCACATTAACCATCTCTGGGGTGCAAGCCGAGGACGAGGCTGTCTATTACTGTGGTGGCTAcgacagcagcagcactgctgttgtTGTGACAGAGAGGTGGGGAC ggtgggctgtgctgctggggcaccGGCTGACCCCCgtcttctcccctctctcctctccctctgcaggTTCCCTGGTCCAGGCAGCGCTGACTCAGCCGCCCTCGGCGTCAGCGAACCTGGGACAAACCATCCAGATCACCTGCTCCGGGATTAGCAGCAGCTATGGCACCTATGCTGGCTGGTACCAGCAGAAGGTGCCTGGCACTGCCCCTGTCACTGTGATCTATAACAGCAACAACAGACCCTCGGGCATCCCTTCGCGATTCTCTGGTTCTCAATCCGGCTCCACAGCCACATTAACCATCTCTGGGGTGCAAGCCGAGGACGAGGCTGTCTATTACTGTGGTGGCTCTGACGGCAGCTACAGCTATGGTGTCTGGTGGCAGTGA
- the VPREB3 gene encoding pre-B lymphocyte protein 3 produces the protein MSLSFMVLLLVEVVGTASRAQPMLTQPPSVSVLPGQTARLSCTLSPQYNISEFGISWYQQRPGYPLRYLLYYNSERDKHKPAKTPDRFSATKDLARNACILIIASTRHEDNGNYYCALPRAFNWF, from the exons ATGTCCCTGAGTTTCATGGTCCTGCTCctggtggaggtggtggggacAG CTTCCAGGGCTCAGCCCATGCTGACCCAGCCACCCTCTGTGTCGGTGTTGCCTGGGCAGACTGCTCGGCTATCGTGTACCCTGAGCCCCCAGTACAATATCAGCGAGTTCGGCATCTCCTGGTACCAGCAGCGGCCAGGGTACCCCCTGAGGTATCTGCTCTATTACAACTCTGAGCGAGACAAGCACAAGCCTGCCAAGACTCCTGACCGCTTCTCCGCTACCAAAGACCTTGCCCGCAATGCCTGCATCCTCATCATTGCATCCACCCGCCATGAAGACAACGGCAACTATTACTGCGCCCTGCCACGTGCCTTCAACTGGTTTTAG
- the CHCHD10 gene encoding coiled-coil-helix-coiled-coil-helix domain-containing protein 10, mitochondrial isoform X1 — protein sequence MARGGRSVGRRAAAPAPAPAPAAAPARYRGPAPAAQPGLMAQMASTAAGVAVGSAVGHVVGSALTGAFSGGSSEPAKAAAPAQEPRQQPVYQQSPYGPCHYEMKQFLECATTERDLTLCEGFNEALKQCKYSNGVSSLL from the exons ATGGCGCGCGGCGGCAGGAGCGTGGGGCggcgcgcggcggccccggccccggccccggccccggccgcggcccccgccAGGTACCGGGG cccggcgccggcGGCGCAGCCCGGGCTGATGGCGCAGATGGCGAGCACGGCGGCGGGCGTGGCTGTGGGCTCCGCCGTGGGACACGTCGTGGGCAGCGCCCTCACCGGCGCCTTCAGCGGCGGCTCCTCTGAACCGGCCAAGGCGGCGGCTCCCGCCCAG gagcccaggcagcagcccgTGTACCAGCAGTCGCCCTATGGACCCTGCCACTATGAGATGAAGCAGTTTCTGGAATGTGCTACCACTGAGAGAGACCTGACCTTATGCGAGGGCTTCAACGAGGCTCTGAAGCAGTGCAAGTATAGCAATG GTGTTTcttctctcctgtga
- the CHCHD10 gene encoding coiled-coil-helix-coiled-coil-helix domain-containing protein 10, mitochondrial isoform X3, producing the protein MARGGRSVGRRAAAPAPAPAPAAAPASPAPAAQPGLMAQMASTAAGVAVGSAVGHVVGSALTGAFSGGSSEPAKAAAPAQEPRQQPVYQQSPYGPCHYEMKQFLECATTERDLTLCEGFNEALKQCKYSNGVSSLL; encoded by the exons ATGGCGCGCGGCGGCAGGAGCGTGGGGCggcgcgcggcggccccggccccggccccggccccggccgcggcccccgccAG cccggcgccggcGGCGCAGCCCGGGCTGATGGCGCAGATGGCGAGCACGGCGGCGGGCGTGGCTGTGGGCTCCGCCGTGGGACACGTCGTGGGCAGCGCCCTCACCGGCGCCTTCAGCGGCGGCTCCTCTGAACCGGCCAAGGCGGCGGCTCCCGCCCAG gagcccaggcagcagcccgTGTACCAGCAGTCGCCCTATGGACCCTGCCACTATGAGATGAAGCAGTTTCTGGAATGTGCTACCACTGAGAGAGACCTGACCTTATGCGAGGGCTTCAACGAGGCTCTGAAGCAGTGCAAGTATAGCAATG GTGTTTcttctctcctgtga
- the CHCHD10 gene encoding coiled-coil-helix-coiled-coil-helix domain-containing protein 10, mitochondrial isoform X2, with amino-acid sequence MARGGRSVGRRAAAPAPAPAPAAAPASPAPAPAAQPGLMAQMASTAAGVAVGSAVGHVVGSALTGAFSGGSSEPAKAAAPAQEPRQQPVYQQSPYGPCHYEMKQFLECATTERDLTLCEGFNEALKQCKYSNGVSSLL; translated from the exons ATGGCGCGCGGCGGCAGGAGCGTGGGGCggcgcgcggcggccccggccccggccccggccccggccgcggcccccgccAG cccggccccggcgccggcGGCGCAGCCCGGGCTGATGGCGCAGATGGCGAGCACGGCGGCGGGCGTGGCTGTGGGCTCCGCCGTGGGACACGTCGTGGGCAGCGCCCTCACCGGCGCCTTCAGCGGCGGCTCCTCTGAACCGGCCAAGGCGGCGGCTCCCGCCCAG gagcccaggcagcagcccgTGTACCAGCAGTCGCCCTATGGACCCTGCCACTATGAGATGAAGCAGTTTCTGGAATGTGCTACCACTGAGAGAGACCTGACCTTATGCGAGGGCTTCAACGAGGCTCTGAAGCAGTGCAAGTATAGCAATG GTGTTTcttctctcctgtga